CCACCCTCTCAGGGATTTTCTCACCGTTCCGAGGACCCCAAACTCCATCCACTTTCGCTTCTCGCGGCCTCGGCGGGGGAGCGCGGCCCCTTTAAGAGGAGCCCCGCTCAACCACGGACGACGCCCTTCGCAACCGGGTGCCCTAAGCAGCACCCGGCCCCGCCCCCGAACGCTACTATTGGATAATACACCTGCTACTCGGGCGACATTGGAGGAGGCGGGACTACAGCGCAGCACTCCGAGCCGGGTTTCTTAAAGGGACCGCAGGATTCTTGCTGCATCAGTTTGGCTTCAGAAACAGGGGGACAccgagttacacacacacacacacacacacacacacacacacacacacacacacacacacacccgtgagTTCGCATCTCGAAATGGCAGCTCCCCCCCGCCAGAcattcctgtctcctctccccaaggtcttcttaaaaatacttttttggggggggggctagaaaaggggaaatcatttgaaatgtaaataaattatatcgaataaaaaaatttaaaaaaaatactttttaattttgagactgGCTCGCACTGTGGTAGCCCTGGAAATCACcgcttagaccaggctggcctcacagagatctgcccgcctctgcctcctgagtgcggggattaaaggcgtgttatGCAAGTaacctttgtttttaaatttaattaatttatttattaggaTAGGACGCATGCATGAATGGCaaatctgtggaggtcagaggaccatttCCTGGAGTCCGTTCTTGCCTACCATCATGTGTGGCCTCAGGCAAAGACCAAATTTAGGTCGGAAAGATTGACCCCTAGGTTGGGAGGGTTGCACAGGGTCCTTTATATCCTGTCCCATCTCCTGCAGCCAGCCACAATTCTGAAGACCTTGGCAAAGATGAGTTAGGGGGCCTTAAAGCTGGGGTTCTGAGGATGTATAGGAGTTCGAAGGAAGCTGGTGAGGCACTCAGCCCTGGTCCTGCCCTCACTTCtgcctgtttctccttctccctaACTTCCATGCAGGGCTAACCCCACTTctcaacaacccccccccccatcactgcCAACTTCAGGAACACACTTTACTCTTAGAAAcggaggtttttgttgtttttattttttatttttttggtccaCACGGGGAATTTCACATTATCCGGCAGCACAGGGGCCCGCTGTGGGTCACGTGCAGCACTTTTGGAGGCTGAGGCCCTAGCACAGCTAATCGGGCCTGTGAAGGGACGCATGGGGAACTGAGACCTTCAAAATCCAGAGGAGTGAGGGAGGGCTGCAGGTGTTGGGGTCACATCtgttttgcctcagtttccccactggGCACAGGAGGGTAAAGTCTGACAGTCTTGGGAAAGCAAATTTAGTCCCTCGGGAATACCTGCAGTATCTTAAAGCCCAGTGTACCCCAATACTTTTGGGTGAAAACCCCCACAAAACCCCATGTTTTTCTTCCATTGAAACTTTCTGCAATTTCCGTGGGCTCACAAACCACAAACTGATATGAAAGAGATGAAAGAACCGGAGGCTCTTTGGGCCCAGCCTCTCCCACAGCCCACTGGGAAATGCACAGGCTCTCTGTCCCACCAAGGACACCTGGGGAAGGAAGCAGAGTACGGTGGGTGAGGAAGGAGCATAGATAGCACTGACCTGCCATCCCAGCCCTCCctcgggaagctgaggcaggaggattgcagtgagttccaggccagagagaGATACAAAGAGATGACCAGTTTCAAAACACAATGAAAGCCCCCAAACCCACACCGGGGTGTGGACGGGGAACGGGCACCCTGGGTGTTCAGTAGCCGGTTTCCTCCTGGCAGTAGGCCAGGTACTCAGGGGCCTCGCCTTGGCCGTCACCCCCCGCAGGAGCCCCATCAGCCGCAGAGCCCTGTGGGCAATACTTGGGGTCATATATCTGCCGGCCCAGTCCGAAGACCTGGCCGCTCTGGTTGGCGCCCTGCGTGTAGCCCATCTGCAGGGACATGGAAGAGTTGTCGCACTTGTCGGTGCCCAGCTTGGTGTCGTAGATGTGTCTCCGTGTCCCTGGGGCCGTCATGCCCACCTGGAGATGGGAGAGAGGGCATCAGGGCAGAGAGGCAAGCGGGGCTCAGAAGAAGAGCAATCAATTCCCTCAGAAGACTCCTTGCAGTTTTCTACAGGGCTCCAAAGCTTAGACaaaaagcttttgttttattaaagacTTGATcttgggctggggaggtggctagtggttaagagcactgactgctgttccagaggccctgagttcagatcccggcaaccacatggtggctcacagccatctgtaatgggatctgatgccctcttctggtgtctgaagacagctacagtgtactcatataaataaaaataaataaatcttaaaaagaaaaaaaaagacttagtggggcggtggtggcgcacgcctttaatcccagcacttgggaaacagagacaggcggatttctgagttcaaggccagcctggtctacagagtgagttccaggatagccagggctacacagagaaaccctgtctcggaggaaaaaaaaaaaagacttagtctgatgtagcacaggctagcctcaaactcatgatgcAGTTGAGGATGGCtctgaactcttgatcctcttctactttttttttaaaagatttatttattattatatgtaagaacactgcagctgtcttcagacacaccagaagagggcatcagatctcatcgtggatggttgtgagccaccatgtagttgctgggatttgaactcaggaccttcggaagagcagtcggtgctcttaactgctgaaccatctctccagccccctgttctACTTTTTGAGGATGAATGTGTGCGTGCCCAGTTTATgccctgctgaggcaggagggctgcCGAGAGCTCCAGGCTACCCTAGGCTACATCATCAGGCTCTGTGTCAAACCCAGCCCTCtgcataaaagtaaaataaaatataatttttgccCACTTCTAAACACCAATGTCCCACTACCTCCTTGAGAGCTAGAGAACTCCTCCACCAGAAGCAGTCATCCCCAAAACCTCAGGGATACATCCATTCAACTTAACAAACAGGTTAGAGTATCAGATAGAGGGGTGGGCAtttaggggaaactgaggcacagagtagGGCTGTCATTTCTACAAGCACGCACAGTAAGGAAGAGCCAGAGTTGAGGCTAGCATCCCCTAGGGCTGAGGTGGAGTCCCAGGCTGGTGCTGGGGCGGGGCCCACCTGGCTGGCACACTTGTTGGTACCCATCTGGAGGCTGATGGTGCAGTGGTCCATGGGAGGCAGGATGTGGTTCTTGGGGTCATAGAGATGCCTTCTGGTCCCGTAGGCTGTCATGCCGGACTGGCTGGCACACTTGTTGGTGCCCATCTGCAGGGGGCAAGGTGGGTTAGGGTGCTGCCTCGGGACTCCAAACCTTCCCTGGAGTTCAAGGGGTCAGGGCCCTGCCCAGGCTAGGACTGACCTGCAGCCCAATGACGCACTGGCCGGCCTTCATGGTGGCGTCGTCAAagtttctctcctgtttctccgAATATTTGACCCCGATGTCCACCCCACTCTGCAGTCCTTTGGTCTTGGcctggatgggggggggggttaggggaGCCGTCAGTGGATACAAGCCCCACCTCAGGTGTCTGGCCCTGTCCTCGAACCTCCAACTCTACTATAGGGACTTCCGCACTGCTTCCTTCACAGCCCACACTTCCCCTCAGTGTAGGCGCAGGTCTCACCCACCTCCTCAATTTCTTGTTGAAAGCTGGTAGATTCTACACAGCagattctccctcctccctcctccccatcaggCAGAGTGACTTTTGGGGgcggggttgagacagggtttctctgtgtagccctgcctgtcctggaacgcactctgtagaccaggctggccttgaactcagagatccgcctccTCTgcgtccccagtgctgggattacaggcgtggccaCCACGGCCGCTCAGACCTTACCTTTCCGGCCAGCGCCAGCAGAGACACTTGAACCTGAGTCATGTTCCCGCTCTCGAACAGGTCGTTGGCTTCAAACAGGTCCACGGGGTTCATGCCGTAGCTGACCATGCCCTTGATGAAGTTGGAGAGGTTTTCTAGCTGGTGCCAGTTCTGCATAGAGCGGTTGATTTTGGGAACGGAGCCTGGCTGCAACTTGTTCATGAGTCTGGGAAGAGAAGACCCTGACCTCAGCAAGCTCGTGCGTTTCCAGGAAACCTCAATGCTCcacccagcctcagtttccctttaccCATCGCACAGCAACACTACTGCTGGACGCTGGGAATGTAATCTTAAACCGTGGAGTTTTGGGGAAATCTGAgaattttgaatataatttttttcatgtgcACAATTGTGGAATATCCAAACGAGTGCATAGCACGCAGGATGGGGAATTATCCActgaggcagggaagggaagCCTCGGGTAGCGGCGCCAAGAGAACGCAAGACAGCAACGAAACATCAGACCCGGACAGAGAAACGACTAGAAACCAAGCAGAGCGGCAAGAAAAGGCAAGGAGGAGCCGACCTGGGGGCTCAAGGGTTAAGGGCGTTGGCTGCAGCGCCAGGGGACTGCggcgccctcctctggcctctgaagcaATTACGCTCATGTGCACATAGACGGGAGGGTGGGTACACAAcgcacaaataaaaatgaagtagaccccaaataataaaataaaaaaaggcaacACGGTGAGCAAagacaatgaaaaacaaaagagagaccATGGActaaggcaagaaaaagaaaaaaccccagAAACATAGAACATAAACATACAGCAGCCATGCATGGAGAGGCGACGACGAACACTCACGTGCATAGGATGACCCCATCTTTCAGACCCTTCTGGAAGTCGGGGCCAATGGAGAGGCCCGTGAGCCCCTCTATCCAGCTTCGGAGTTCGGCTTCCTTCTGGGGGTCGTATTTGGACAGGAGCTGGAGGAGCAAAGGGCTAGGGCTGAGGAGGGCGTGGCCTCGGGATGAGGTCAGAGACCGCACCCCGGGCTGGAAGGTGGGGAAGCCCAGGCTGCGGGCCCCCTCCCGCCGCCACCTCCCGGGAGCAGGGAGGTCACCTCGGGTGCCCGGGTGGAACCAGCGCCCTGTGCACGGACACCAACTGAGCAGTCAGCCCGGCCTCCAGCCGCCCGGGCTCCCACGCCCAGGGCTTCGCGGCAGAGGACGGCGCCCGACCTCCCCAGGAGGCCTGGCCGGACCCGCTCACTCCCCACGGGCGCCCATTTCCCGCCTGCTGTAGCTCCCCGTGCTCCCCAGGCGTGCTCCCTCATGTTCTCGCAGCAGCAGGGACGCTGCGCGCGTGAGCCCAGTGAAGATACCGCCGctctccaggcctcagtttccccatccctttctcttcttgcttttttatttatttattttttttattttttgagccaGGGATTCTCTGCCTcgccgtcctggaactcagtcaCTCAGGGATTCCAGGACAGCagcctttatcttttttttttcattttttaatttttcactctATGTGCATTAGTGCTTGGTCTGTGTGACGGCATCAGATGTTGGAGTTGCAGTTGCGAGCTGTCGTGTGGGTGCccggaattgaacctgggtccttcggAAGAGCCGTCAGCGCTCTCACCCAGCTCTCCCGTGTCAGCTTCCTTTTCTTATGCGCACAGGTTTGTGTAAGAGTTTGGGGTTAggatctccttccccttcctgtctTTTAAAACACTTTGAAGCGGGACTAGTGCAGGGGTGCAGGGGCAGGGTACTGGGTGCTGGGTGCAGGGGCAGGGTGCTGGGTGCAGGGGCAGCCGGGCCACCCCGTCCCACAGGACGGCACAGGGGCATCAGGGGTCCACGCCCCTAGCCACCGAGGAGAGGGCAGGCCCCGTCCCGCCCACTGCGGCCACCTCCCTCCCCCACGGCCCTTCCTTGCATTCCTGCCCGCTGGCCACAAACTGCAGGAATGCGGTGGCCTCCCGGGTCTAAATCGAGACCAGCTGTTCCCGGGGCCAGGCTCCCCAAGCGGACTGCGCAAGGCCGCACCGGATGTGGACCAGCCAGGGGTAAACTAAGGCAGAAAAGTCCCCGGCTCTCGCCTCCCAGTGGAAGACGCAACCCTTCCGTGACCCCTGCGCCCCCTGTGGTCCAGGCCATCCGCTCCCCAGCTCCGCGGTGGGGATCTGAGGGCGCAGGCGGGGTGGCAGGTGCCCCGTCCTGGCCGCACCCCGCCCCGAAGCTCCATCCTGCGACCTGCGCTCGCCCGCCCTGTGTCTCTGGGGAGCGGAACTGCAGCTTCTGTAGCAGGCCGAGGACAGCGACAGGGTGGCTGGGGTGGGTCGGCCCCGTGTCCCGGGTGGGgccggcgggggcggggcgggggcgacggagatggagatggaggggTCGGACAGGTAGCTTCGGGCGAGCCCAGGCAGGTCGCGGGCTCCGCCTCGGCGGACCATGAAGTTTGCCAggtgccaggtgtgtgtgtgtgtgtgtgtgagtgtgtgtgtgtgtgtgtgtgtgtgtgtgagtcctgGATGGGGGCCACACCCTGTTAAAGTCACCGGCCCcgcccccttccccatccccaacTTAAACGACTACATGATGGGGCGCTCAGGCCCCCGGCCCGCTCCGGGTTTGACCCACGTCCTTCGAGGGGCGCAGCGCGGGAAGCCCGGAGGCGCGGGTGGAGGCGACACCGGGATGCGGGGGAAACCGGGTCCCCAGCCTCGCAGCCGCGCCCCAGACCCTGCGCACCGATGCCCGGGTAAAGCAAGGCCCCAGCCGCGCGTTCGAGGCCCCGCGCCCACTCACCCGGTTCTTGACCTCGGCCGAGAGCCCGTAGGACGGGCCCTTGTTGAACTGCGTGGAGCTCATGGCGCGGGACGGGACCGGCGGAGGGATCGGCAGTGGGACCGGCGGACGGAGGGAGGGACGGCCCCACGGCCCCACGGGCCGAGCGCCGCCCCCGCCGCCCATTGGCTGGCAGAGCAAATGTCCTTATAAGGCGCGGAGGCGCCGAATTCCTGTGGTCGCGACTTCCTGAGCCCCTCGGCCGAGCGGGAGGGGCGCGGCTCCCTTTGTAGTTccgggaaactgaggcagcttgGGGCGCGGGCCCGACCCAGTCCAGAAGTCAGGTTGCTCCTCCCGTACCGTGATGAGATAGAGAACTGTTGGGTGGGACCCTAAATTCTAAAATCTGGGTAGGAGCCTTGTCTGCGAGCACCAGCATCTCGGTGGAGGGGATGGGGAAAGGCTGGAGTCAGGGCAAGCTTCTCGGAGGAGGGGGCCTCGAGACCTGGGGCACTGACGGATGAGTAGGAGTTTCCCAGCCTAAAAACGAAAAGGCTTTCTGATAGAATACGAAGGGCAAACCATGGAGGGTGGGAAGAGGACGTCGATGGCGGGCGGGAGTGGGGTCCCAGAAAGGCTGCCCCGTGAGGGTGGGATGGCCGAGGATGAGGCCCTGAGATGCCCTGCTCTGCAGTGGGGTTTCCGTAAGTGCATCGCATCTGTAGATGGATCAACGATCGATCCAGACCTGGGCGGCTGAGCCTCCAGCATccggagttcaaggtcactcttAGCTACAGACAAGAGTTccgggtcagcctgggctacaggagaccctacctcaaacaGACGCAGGGAAACAATCGGTTCTCTGCGGCTGATCCCTGGGCAGCCCGGGCCCTGCCCCACCCACGGGACGGTGCAGGCCTGGACGCCTTAGCGAGGGCGGGCGGGCATCGGAAGGTGGCTTTCTTCCCACCTCTGGCTTTCTGTGGTGTAGATAAATCCTTCCTCCCGGGGCCTGCCGGGGTTTTCCGAGTTTGTGCAGTGAAACCCTGGAGTCCAGCCAGTCCCCTGCCGTAGACTGTGCGGGCTCCTGTGGCCGGGCGGGAAGCCCCGGTGTCAGGACTCTGAAGTCCTTTTTGGAACAGTTAAAGAAAgctctgcaatcccagcacctgggaggcagaggcagacggatctctgagttcgaggctagcctggtctacagcgtgagctccaggacagccagggctacacagagaaaccctgtctggggggggggggggaagagtgcCATTTGTTGGCCATCCTGGACCAGGAGGCTGAGAGGACTGGCGATCTCTCTCAGTGTCCTTGTTTTCCCCACCAGCATCCGCCATGTTACTTCTCCCTTCCCTGAGCTCCGCTGAGTCTCCAGGATCCTTTGTCTTGGGGCAGACCTTATTTGGAAGTGAATTTAGTGGGACACACCTGtggtcccagcattcaggaggctggggcaggaggaacaCTTAtagtttaggccagcctgggctacatagccagacccatctcaaaagataaagaaggaaggCATGGTGGTGTACTTAGAAAGCCACGGATGGAggatctgtgtgagtttgaggccaacctggtctacatagcaagattcAGATCCGTCTGTaaacaatcaaacacacaaaaagaaagacagaaacaaataaaaaaaaaggaaatatgtaTTGTGAcatttttggaattttggtttctttaaaaaaatacagaaaaattagaatgtgcttttgttttgatgCCGGCTGTTGGGATGTGGGCTGCATCGGACTGCAGCAGCTGATGGTGATtcgcctcgtgctctagcagagcCGTGGTTTTGCCAGTTGTAGAtagtttctgtgactgtgcaatgtttggaattctgggaacttttcagagggtacatACATGCTGGGCCCCGAGAGGCGGGGCTGGTGGTTGGTGTTCGTTgtgctcaaaacaaacaaaagcaaagaagttAGATTCggggatctctctctctgtctctcactctctctctctctcctctctttctttctcttctatcttgtTATAGGGGAtgaaatggggtggggtggggataaagggtgggagaaagaagaacccacaaggCAGTGAAGAGCGTCTACAAGTAGGTTTGTTATAGGTGTGATGGATTCAGACGAGGTTGTGCTGGAGCAGAGTGGGTCCTCTTGCAATGACTGAGACATAAAAGCCAAAAAGGGgcaggaatggtggcacacatccATCGCCCCAGTACTGGGAAGGTGGAAGTAGGGTTAGGAATCAAAGGTTGTTCTTGGCTAgaggtgagtttgaggctagcctgggctatgtgagaccttgtCACAAGATGAAACAGAACAGCTAAGGGTAGGGGTAgaagccgggcggcggtggcacacgcctgtaatgccagcactctggaaggcagaggcaggcggatttctgagttcaaggccagcctggtctacagcgtgagctccaggacagccagggctacacagagaaaccctgtcttgaaaaaaaccaaatccaaaagagagAGCGAGCGCGCGAGCCCCTGTCAGAGCGGCCATGCTGGGCGGGGTCCTCAGCAGGCTTAGCACGGTGACTGGGGGCGTCCAGGCCTCTGTGTTGAGCCCTGAGACAGCAGCTGCAGGTGCCACACCCAGGTCCCTGGAGAGAGCAGCGagcagtgctctaaccactgagccatcgccccGGCCACCGTCCccgcctcctctctcctctccctgtggCGCCCCTCACCCACCGCACGCACGGGGCTCACCCACCGCACGCACGGGGCTCACCCACCGCACGCACGGGGCTCACCCACCGCATGCACGGGGCTCACCCACCGCATGCACGGGGCTCACAGCCCCTTCTGCGCCCGCAGCTCCAGGGCACCCGCCGCCCCCGTGTGGCCGCCGTAGACACTGCAGGCCCCGCACTCGCCGAGACCGCGTAAAACTGTGCAGCTTCCCCCATTTTCTTAGCAGGGCTGAGATTCGGATAAACGCGGCGCGTGCCGTGCGTGCAGCCACACCTCTGCGCAGCCACGCCCTCCGCTCCGCCGCTCCCTCGGAGTAACTTTCTGAGCTTCGAAGTGGGTGGGGAACGAATGAGGCCAACACTCCGTGCTGTGTGAGCGCCTCGCGGCCAAACCCGCCGCTGCCGCCGATCCCAGGAACAGAACCGCAGACGCGCGGAGCCCAGGTCCGGATTTCTAGCGGCTTAGCGAGTTAAACTCCGTCCGGAGACCACAGATGAACGGAATTTAAAATTCCCGGTAGCCGGGCGGCGGCGGCTCTCcgcgagttcgaggccagcctggtctacggcgtgagttccaggacagccagggctacatggaagTGTTGAAAATCAGACAAAAATCCTCCTTCCCGGGTTCCCTGCGGGACACTAAGTGTTTATCAGTCCTCCCTCGACTCCAGGCTCCCAGATGAGTTAATATTTGCAAAGTCCGCTTGGGGCCTTGGGGCGGCTGCTGTGGGAGTGTCCGGTGTGGGTGTGGCGGCCACGCCTGTGAGATCACCTCTGggaaggcaggggaaggaggatcCCCGGGAcgatcaggccagcctggtctacacaacaaTTCCGGGACAGCTAGGGAACAAGGCAACACCACAAACTCTAAAAGTGCAAACAGTAAACCGCAGCCCCCAGTGAGCCGCGCGGCTGAAGTGTGGGCCGCACTGCTTCCCCACGAGGTTCGCTGCTCGGGCGGCCTGGGCTTTGTGTTTTCTAACAAGGGACGAGCGTGTTCCATTAGCCTCAAGACTGGTGCGAGTATTAGGTGCCTGCTGTATGCAGGGTGTCGGTGACTCTCTGGGGATCGgaaagctgggggg
The sequence above is drawn from the Apodemus sylvaticus chromosome 20, mApoSyl1.1, whole genome shotgun sequence genome and encodes:
- the Cnn2 gene encoding calponin-2, which encodes MSSTQFNKGPSYGLSAEVKNRLLSKYDPQKEAELRSWIEGLTGLSIGPDFQKGLKDGVILCTLMNKLQPGSVPKINRSMQNWHQLENLSNFIKGMVSYGMNPVDLFEANDLFESGNMTQVQVSLLALAGKAKTKGLQSGVDIGVKYSEKQERNFDDATMKAGQCVIGLQMGTNKCASQSGMTAYGTRRHLYDPKNHILPPMDHCTISLQMGTNKCASQVGMTAPGTRRHIYDTKLGTDKCDNSSMSLQMGYTQGANQSGQVFGLGRQIYDPKYCPQGSAADGAPAGGDGQGEAPEYLAYCQEETGY